Part of the Tenacibaculum sp. SZ-18 genome, AGTTTTGAAGATGGGAGATTATCTAAGGATGAATTCAACTGGCTTACCATGAGAGCAAAAGGTCAATTCGGATTAGTAATGACATGTGCCTCACATGTTCAAGAATGTGGAAAAGGATTCCCAGGACAGCTTGGAATATTTTCTGATATTCATATTGAAGGACATAAAAAACTGAGTCAGAAAATTAAATCTTACGGTAGTTTAGCTGTTATTCAATTACATCATGCTGGGATGAGAACTCCTGCCGAACTAGTAAATCAAAAACCCGTCTGTCCTTCTCATAATGAAAAACATGGAGCTCGTAGACTTTCTTTACAGGAAATCGTACAGTTAAAAAATGATTTCATTAGTTCTGCTAAGCGTGCTCAAAAAAGTGGTTACGACGGAGTCGAAGTTCATGGTGCACATGGCTATATATTAACCCAATTCTTGAGCGCTTCCATTAACAAAAGAACGGATTCATACGGAGGAAGCCTCGAAAATAGAGCCCGAATTTTGTTTGAAATTATTTCAGGAATAAGAGAACAATGTGGGAACAAGTTTCTATTAGGTGTTCGTTTATCTCCAGAAAGATTCGGACTTGATTTGAATGAAATAAAATTAATTACGCAAAGGTTAATAGACGAAACAACTATTGATTTCCTTGACATTTCATTATGGGATGTTTATAAAAAACCAGAAGAAAAGCAATATCAAAACCTAACATTACTTAATCATTTTACCGAATTAGACTTCAAAAATGTTAAGCTAACCGTTGCTGGAAATATTAGAAATGGAGATGATGTGAAAAATATGATGGAATCTAAAATAGATTTTGTCACAATAGGAA contains:
- a CDS encoding NADH:flavin oxidoreductase, whose product is MKNRFMLAPLTNTQSFEDGRLSKDEFNWLTMRAKGQFGLVMTCASHVQECGKGFPGQLGIFSDIHIEGHKKLSQKIKSYGSLAVIQLHHAGMRTPAELVNQKPVCPSHNEKHGARRLSLQEIVQLKNDFISSAKRAQKSGYDGVEVHGAHGYILTQFLSASINKRTDSYGGSLENRARILFEIISGIREQCGNKFLLGVRLSPERFGLDLNEIKLITQRLIDETTIDFLDISLWDVYKKPEEKQYQNLTLLNHFTELDFKNVKLTVAGNIRNGDDVKNMMESKIDFVTIGKSAILHHNFPERVMKDISFNATKIPVSREYLANEGLGENFIKYMERWPGFVKKDNQ